The Streptomyces sp. NBC_00286 nucleotide sequence CCCGATGAAAAGGCCAAGCTGCTCCGCCTGGAACAGCGGGCCGCGCACCGCAAGAGCTTCCGCAAGCCGGGCGAGAAAACCTCCAACCGGCTGAAGCGGACCTACGACCAGATCGCAAGCCTCCGCGCGACAGCCAAGCGCAGGGCGAGTGACTGGCAGCACCAGACCACCACCCACCTTGCCCGCACCTACGGCGTGATCGTGGTGGAAAAACTGGACATCCCGAACATGGTCAAGAGTGCCAGAGGCACCATCGAGAACCCAGGGAAGAACGTCGCCCAGAAGTCCGGCCTCAACCGCTCCATCAGCCAAGAGGCGTGGGGACGCACCGTGACGATGCTGACGTACAAGGCCGCCCGCCACGGCGGCGCCCTGCACAAGGTCCCCGCCCCCGGCACCTCCCAGCGCTGCTCGATGTGCGGCTTCACCACACCGGGCAGCCGGGAGTCCCAGGCCGTGTTCGTATGCAAGAACGAAGACTGCGGATGGTCCGACAACGCCGACCACAACGCCGCACGGAACGTCTTGCACCTGTACCGGATGGGCCACGCGCTCGTCCCGGCTGCCGGAAGGGCAGTCGTCAGGCGCCCCCGCGGCGTCAAGCCCGCCACCGCAAGGTAGGAGGGAATCTCCCGGCTTCAGCCAGGAGAGCACTTCAATCCATCCACGGCTTCGGCTACATCGACCCGCACCGGCTCCTCCCGGCCGTCGCCTTCGTCCTGAAGCCGGACGGCCGTCTGTTCTTCTCCGTCCTGCATACCAACGCAGCCGCCCGCAGCCCCTCCCAGAGCGTCACCGCCCGCCCGGAGACCCTGCCGCTCGCCGGCGGAAAGCCGCTGACCGTGCACATGTGGGTACTCTCCCCGACGTTGTGGGAAGACCTCCTCGTCGACAACCGCCTCCTCGTTGACCGCATCGACACCCTCGACGCACCCGATGACGGCAACCATGTCTCCGTCCGCCTCTTCCGAGCGCACCGCCCCTCCGGCGTCAGCAGCGGACCTGATTGTGTCGTTCAGTTGCGGACGTGACTTCTGGCCGTAGCCGCCGCTGCTCCGGGCCTTGTGTTCGCGTCACGCCTCGTCGGGGCGGCCCGCCAATGCCTCCAGCAGGAGTTCAACCGCTTCCTCGAAGGAGCTGCCCCCCAAAACCCAGAGCGACCACTTCGAACTGAGCCCGGACAATGGGTGGTTCATGTTCTCTCGGCTGCCTTCATCGTCCTCGTCGGCCTCGGTATGGCGGCGGTCGCCGAGTACGTGCGGCGTTCTCCGTACTTCACTACTGGACGCGGTACCGATGCCGAGGCCATCACGCTCCCCATGGACATGGACCGTACGACCATCTGAATCCGGCGGCCGTCTGAATCACCGCCCCCTTCACTCACCCCCACGGAGTTCACCGCATGTCGCAGTCCCAGGTCACGGGCCCCGCCGATCTCGTTCTCACCGGCGGGCCCGTCCACACCGTCGATGCCGCCCGCAGCCGGGCCACTGCCGTGGCTGTGCACGGCGGGCGGATCACGGCCGTCGGCCACGACGAGGTGCACGCGCTGATCGGGCCGGGCACCGAGGTCGTGGACCTCGCCGGAAAGCTGCTGCTGCCGGGCTTCCAAGACGCCCATGTGCACCCGCAGGGCGCGGGCCTGGAACTCGGCCTGTGCCACCTGGCCGACACGGTCGACCCCGCCGAGTACCTGCGGCGCATTCGTACGTACGCCGATGAGAACCCGGACGTCGAATGGATCACCGGCGGCGGCTGGTCCCTGGAGGCCTTCCCCGGCGGCACCCCCACCGCCGCGGCCCTCGACGCGATCGTCCCCGACCGGCCCGTATTCCTGCCCAACCGGGACCACCACGGCGCCTGGGTCAACACCCAGGCGCTGGAGCGGGCCGACATCGACGCCCGCACCCCAGACCCCGCGGACGGCCGGATCGAACGCGACGCCGAGGGCAACCCGACCGGCATGCTCCAAGAGGGCGCCGTCCATCTCGTGGGCAGGCTGGTGCCCGACCCCACGCCCGAGGACCAACTGGCCGCCCTGCTACGCGCCCAGGCCGTCCTCCATTCCCACGGTGTCACCGCGTGGCAGGACGCCATCATCGGCGCGTACGCCAACATGACCGACCCGGCACCCACCTACGAAGCGCTCCTGGACCAGGGCCTCCTCACCGCCCGCGTCGCAGGCGCCCTGTGGTGGGACCGCGAACGAGGCGCCGATCAGATCCCCGAACTCGTGGCGCGGCGCGAGGAGTTGAGCAGGGGCCGGTTCCGCGCCGGCACGGTGAAGATCATGCAGGATGGCATCGCCGAGAACCACACGGCGGCCATGCTCGACCCGTATCTCAATCCCACCGGCTGCGGCTGCGTCCCGAACAC carries:
- a CDS encoding amidohydrolase encodes the protein MSQSQVTGPADLVLTGGPVHTVDAARSRATAVAVHGGRITAVGHDEVHALIGPGTEVVDLAGKLLLPGFQDAHVHPQGAGLELGLCHLADTVDPAEYLRRIRTYADENPDVEWITGGGWSLEAFPGGTPTAAALDAIVPDRPVFLPNRDHHGAWVNTQALERADIDARTPDPADGRIERDAEGNPTGMLQEGAVHLVGRLVPDPTPEDQLAALLRAQAVLHSHGVTAWQDAIIGAYANMTDPAPTYEALLDQGLLTARVAGALWWDRERGADQIPELVARREELSRGRFRAGTVKIMQDGIAENHTAAMLDPYLNPTGCGCVPNTRGISFVDPGDLKKYVTELDALGFQVHFHALGDRAVREALDAVEAARTANGHRDTRHHLAHLQVVHPDDVRRFRPLGATANLQMLWAAHEPQMDELTLPFLGPERGARQYPFGDLLRAGATLAAGSDWPVSSPDPLQAIHVAVNRRSPNAPEGTPEFLPEQRLDLGTAIAAYTAGSAYVNHLDALTGSITVGKAADLVVLDRDPFAGPSGEIAATRVLETFVEGERVYSAPDA